One Bufo gargarizans isolate SCDJY-AF-19 chromosome 3, ASM1485885v1, whole genome shotgun sequence DNA segment encodes these proteins:
- the LOC122930579 gene encoding uncharacterized protein LOC122930579 yields the protein MEARKNNTRGRHSMGPHYQGRARHPLNGIRIQLVTLVVSMLVAGSASSGEDLGTNIGMASISLDGPGLLMVECLGGKILEPYEHVTFTPGQWYLYGFQREGFANGVIQHYTPVENVSAIQHDLHALCLKEYRHFQDLDPVPIKSLRWVSRNPHLHPYQQVRANTTSVLCTKEGLLSPEDVTGAEYSGWYILKATFLGKDSRNGLRVRTYFDRPIPVKGTLKAYCMLRDSQMIITRESSYVQGHVSTDYLRTSIMMLKLNCSDSDQAIWNDQSGPVKLEGLYRATVLKVRTDAKDPRYTQLKGSPSIRSFMITIMRDNCVPEVTGYYFVTYAHWEQDTQMVMLDTNPWRWDLVCNGVDTPTVDVWMDGTPMTEEYRGRYVSSDWTDPRGRDINFDINIDGSFKWPFCEAADEGCWTFTQWVYLSQTKPVGKLVLQAGEDEQWYPFKGRGQVCVTVVRVPYETEGLQPVRPHSDSCTTPIHQLADPVAPQLSSPWKIITDAKFILFTWRISVDDFRVDHWDHRCEEFVRNQIDMVRGWIEAGQEVRKDDSRLRKNRGRRDLVAMGLGGGALGVGALNTMDMEVLRSKLGEVARHAGEGFKTQIDVDHVLEGLQHSHIDATTSLSSAIREKFRRLVVGLLEEQDRAQLALACTQVQSELSDNLKHIVTALHNGHFPFNLRQRISPLISPFAINHTNWWVVQWHGCQNLTCTASSLAPVSGRIRQGYSVINLGTMINNQTVLHPQLPSGVLTYEEGHPSLFDTEGCRIRENAILCQGSRERTLRHQCWNTEGSCEMKANPMPSSSLKYLGQGYWCWYQGSDPSYAIFGLNCTERGTLRPGAYCTLSPVLGLNVAEQQGRTPITPEKRLDIRPDVPVRLQKIPLGFGKELRHLLMDFNQEEEIVQRLRETEKQATIQLTHDRTKITAVATALDKDSKVSWWESLFGYSPKATSFFNLLIHPVIVLLALVGLMYLGLWWMYRRVKRLTDQLNQNQTALHEVNRRRLRT from the exons ATGGAGGCTCGGAAAAAT aacacaagagggagacactccATGGGACCTCACTACCAGGGAAGAGCTAGGCATCCTCTGAATGGGATACGTATCCAGCTTgtgacactggtggtaagcatgttgGTGGCAGGCTCAGCCTCTTCAGGGGAGGACCTGGGGACTAATATTGGTATGGCCAGCATATCACTTGATGgacccggccttttaatggtggaatgtttgggtGGCAAAATCCTGGAACCATACGAGCACGTTACCTTTACACCAGGTCaatggtatctgtatggtttccagagagagggttttgccaacggtgtaattcagcattataccccggtggagaatgtgtctgccatacaacatgacttGCACGCCCTCTGTCTCAAGGAATACAGGCATTTTCAGGACTTGGACCCTGTACCTATCAAatccttaagatgggtgtctaggaaTCCACACCTGCACCCTTACCAGCAAGTGAGAGCCAACACTACCTCAGTGTTGTGTACAAAGGAGGGTTTGCTGAGTCCtgaagatgtcactggggcagagtACAGCGGTTGGTATATCCTGAAAGCTACCTTCCTAGGGAAGGATAGCAGAAACGGGTTGAGGGTTAGGACATATTTCGATAGGCCCATTCCGGTAAAAGGCACCCTGAAGGCTTATTGTATGTTGagggattcccagatgattatcaccagggaatccagttatgtacAGGGACATGTATCCACAGATTACTTGCGAACCAGCATAATGATGTTAAAGTTAAATTGCAGTGACTCTGATCAGGCCATCTGGAATGatcagagtggtccggtaaaactggagGGTTTGTATCGAGCCACAGTTTTAAAGGTACGGACCGATGCCAAGGACCCAAGGTATACGCAGTTAAAGGggtctccatccatacggtctttcaTGATTACGATCATGAGAGACAACTGCGTTCCTGAGGTGACGGGATACTATTtcgtcacctatgcccactgggaacaggatacccagatggtgatgttagacactaatccctggaggtGGGATTTAGTGTGTAATGGGGTGGacacccctacagtggatgtatggatggatggtacccctatgactgaggaataccggggtaggtatgtgtcttccgattggacAGACCCCAGAGGCAGGgacattaactttgacatcaatatagatggttcatTCAAGTGGCCTTTTTGTGAGGCAGCCGACgaagggtgctggacctttacTCAATGGGTCTATCTATCTCAAACCAAACCCGTAGGGAAACTAGTGTTACAAGCTGGAGAAGACGAACAATGGTATCCATTCAAAGGACGGGGACAGGTCTGTGTTACGGTAGTAAGGGTCCCTTACGAAACAGAAGGTCTCCAACCAGTACGACCACATTCGGACTCTTGCACcacccctatccatcaattggcagaccctgtagctcctcaactgtcatccccctGGAAGATCATCACGGATGCAAAATTCATCCTGTTTACCTGGAGAATTTCCGTGGATGACTTCAGAGTGGATCACTGGGATCACAGGTGTGAGGAGTTCGttaggaaccaaattgacatggtaagaggttggatagaggcggggcaagaggtcaGGAAAGACGACTCTCGACTCaggaagaacagggggaggagagacctggtggctatgggacttggcggaggtgctttgggagtgggtgccctgaacactatggatatggaagtcctgagaagtAAGCTTGGGGAGGTTGCGCGACACGCCGGGGAGGGATTCAAGACCCAGATTGATGTAgaccacgtcttagagggtttaCAACACTCGCACAttgatgccactacctctctatcttccgCTATACGTGAGAAGTTTAggaggttagttgtgggtctttTGGAGGAGCAGGATCGGGCTCAGCTTGCTCTGGCGTGTACGCAGGTCCAGAGTGAACTCTcggacaaccttaaacatattgtcaCGGCACTTCATAACGGCCACTTCCCATTCAACCTCCGTCAGCGAATAAGCCCACTAATTTCTCCTTTTGCCATtaatcacaccaactggtgggtggTTCAGTGGCATGGATGTCAAAATTTAACCTGCACTGCTTCGTCCCTGGCACCTGTATCCGGTCGCATCAGACAAGGATACAGTGTCATCAATCTAGGAACAATGATTAACAACCAGACGGTGCTTCATCCCCAGCTCCCCtcgggcgttctaacctatgaggAGGGCCATCCCTCTTTGTTTGATACAGAGGGATGTCGGATAAGGGAGAATGCCATCCTCTGTCAGGGTAGTCGGGAGCGGAcgctcagacaccagtgttggaacaccgaggggtcctgtgagatgaaggccaacCCAATGCCCTCATCCTCTTTGAAATATTTGGGGCAGGGGTATTGGTGTTGGTACCAAGGGAGTGATCCATCATATGCAATTTTTGGACTTAACTGCACCGAACGAGGAACACTCCGCCCCGGAGCATACTGCACCCTTAGTCCCGTTTTAGGTTTGAACGTCGCAGAGCAGCAGGGAAGAACCCCGATTACCCCAGAGAAAAGACTTGACATCCGCCCCGATGTTCCTGTAAGACTTCAGAAGATTCCTCTTGGTTTCGGCAAAGAACTTAGACATCTCCTAATGGATTTTAACCAAGAGGAAGAGATCGTACAACGTCTTCGGGAGACGGAGAAGCAAGCCACCATTCAACTCACCCATGACCGAACAAAGATTACCGCGGTTGCCACAGCATTGGACAAGGACTCAAAGGTTTCGTGGTGGGAGAGTCTTTTCGGATATAGTCCTAAGGCAACTTCATTTTTCAATTTATTGATACACCCGGTGATAGTGCTTCTGGCTCTGGTTGGACTCATGTACCTTGGACTATGGTGGATGTATCGGAGAGTCAAGAGACTAACggaccaactaaaccagaaccagacggCACTGCACGAAGTCAACCGCCGAAGGCTCAGGACATGA